From a region of the Streptomyces sp. NBC_00193 genome:
- a CDS encoding HAD family phosphatase: MAALGWLTPRRRSATARSVLAGEASAEAARKTALADELPGGADFPGTTEAERAAEAEPEAPQEAAEPAEPEFPVAGDDLAAAFFDLDNTVMQGAAIFHFGRGLYKREFFRRRELARFAWQQAWFRLAGVEDPEHMQDARDSALSIVKGHKVSELMSIGEEIYDEYMAVRIWPGTRALAQAHLDAGQKVWLVTAAPVETATIIARRLGLTGALGTVAESVDGVYTGRLVGEPLHGPAKAEAVRALAAAEGLDLARCAAYSDSHNDIPMLSLVGHPYAINPDTKLRKHARSNDWRLRDYRTGRKAVKIGVPAAAGVGAIAGGTAAAIALHRRRK, translated from the coding sequence ATGGCCGCTCTGGGATGGCTCACCCCCCGTAGGCGCTCCGCCACCGCGCGGAGCGTGCTGGCAGGCGAGGCCTCGGCCGAGGCCGCCCGCAAGACCGCACTGGCCGACGAACTGCCCGGCGGCGCCGACTTCCCCGGAACCACCGAAGCGGAACGCGCGGCAGAGGCGGAGCCGGAGGCTCCACAGGAGGCCGCCGAACCCGCCGAGCCGGAGTTCCCCGTCGCCGGCGACGACCTGGCCGCCGCCTTCTTCGACCTCGACAACACCGTCATGCAGGGCGCCGCGATCTTCCACTTCGGCCGCGGCCTCTACAAGCGGGAGTTCTTCCGCCGCCGCGAGCTGGCCCGCTTCGCCTGGCAGCAGGCCTGGTTCCGGCTCGCCGGGGTCGAGGACCCCGAGCACATGCAGGACGCCCGCGACAGCGCGCTGTCCATCGTCAAGGGACACAAGGTCTCCGAACTGATGTCCATCGGCGAGGAGATCTACGACGAGTACATGGCGGTGCGGATCTGGCCGGGCACCCGAGCCCTGGCCCAGGCCCACCTCGACGCCGGCCAGAAGGTCTGGCTCGTCACGGCCGCCCCCGTGGAGACCGCCACGATCATCGCCCGCCGGCTCGGCCTGACCGGAGCCCTCGGCACCGTCGCCGAATCCGTGGACGGCGTATACACCGGCCGGCTGGTCGGCGAGCCGCTGCACGGCCCCGCCAAGGCGGAGGCGGTCCGCGCCCTGGCCGCCGCCGAGGGACTGGACCTCGCGCGCTGCGCGGCGTACAGCGATTCGCACAACGACATTCCGATGCTGTCCCTGGTCGGACATCCGTACGCGATCAATCCCGACACAAAACTGCGCAAGCATGCCCGCTCCAACGACTGGCGCCTGCGCGACTATCGGACCGGCCGCAAGGCCGTGAAGATCGGCGTCCCGGCCGCCGCGGGCGTCGGCGCGATCGCGGGCGGCACGGCCGCCGCCATCGCCCTGCACCGCCGCCGCAAGTAG
- a CDS encoding ECF subfamily RNA polymerase sigma factor, BldN family codes for MYPPVGVDASGLATLRATVLDQLRGFVPTAYTVPAFATAVPAGLGPAGPCYALTDGGATVGRRGRAGGSSAGGAAAGTTAPAARRPTADSDQARMMDLVERAQAGEADAFGRLYDQYSDTVYRYIYYRVGGKATAEDLTSETFLRALRRISTFTWQGRDFGAWLVTIARNLVADHFKSSRFRLEVTTGEMLDANEVERSPEDSVLESLSNAALLEAVRKLNPQQQECVTLRFLQGLSVAETARVMGKNEGAIKTLQYRAVRTLARLLPDDAR; via the coding sequence GTGTACCCACCTGTCGGGGTTGACGCCTCGGGCCTGGCTACGCTGCGCGCAACGGTCCTCGACCAGCTGCGCGGCTTCGTCCCCACCGCGTACACCGTCCCCGCATTCGCCACCGCGGTCCCCGCCGGACTCGGCCCGGCCGGTCCTTGCTATGCCCTGACCGACGGCGGGGCAACGGTGGGCAGACGCGGTCGCGCCGGCGGCTCGTCCGCCGGGGGCGCAGCCGCCGGGACCACCGCGCCCGCCGCCCGCCGTCCCACCGCGGACAGCGACCAGGCCCGCATGATGGACCTGGTCGAACGCGCCCAGGCCGGCGAGGCCGATGCCTTCGGTCGCCTGTACGACCAGTACAGCGACACCGTCTACCGCTACATCTATTACCGCGTCGGCGGCAAGGCGACCGCGGAGGATCTCACCAGCGAGACCTTCCTGCGTGCGCTGCGCCGTATCTCCACCTTCACCTGGCAGGGCCGCGACTTCGGCGCCTGGCTCGTGACGATCGCCCGCAACCTGGTCGCCGACCACTTCAAGTCGAGCCGCTTCCGCCTGGAAGTCACCACCGGCGAAATGCTCGACGCCAACGAGGTGGAACGGTCCCCCGAGGACTCCGTCCTGGAGTCCCTCTCCAACGCGGCCCTGCTGGAAGCCGTACGGAAACTCAATCCGCAGCAGCAGGAGTGCGTGACCTTGCGCTTCCTGCAGGGCCTCTCGGTCGCCGAGACGGCCAGGGTGATGGGAAAGAACGAGGGTGCCATCAAGACCCTCCAGTACCGGGCGGTCCGCACCCTGGCCCGCCTGCTCCCCGACGACGCCCGCTGA
- a CDS encoding DUF5667 domain-containing protein, translated as MIANVTPHRRANAFAQALEERTPSDLSEPDPAAEQSEAPAEPADHDRLLALASVLGERMPRPVLDPEVKVVQRAQLIAAMEAKVMEERAGGGVAADPQVPEQRTGRGAHRATSLRKLRPRSRWSKGIAAGGLTVGVAAGAFSGVAAASTDALPGDHLYPVKRGMEDIRLGMADGDSDRGELYLDQASSRLSEARRLMERGRLGALDHESLGEIRRALAGMKHDASEGHRLLQAAYERDGSLGPIQALSSFSRSHRDAWAKLRGNLPAQLTDVGGEVESVFQAIDQDVAPLQSLLPKPPEQTRGSGPSTKPSAPAGKQQATPSPGAPSTAPHPPTDQTSGSPKAPAPGGGGLLGNTGNLLNPPAGQGQPTPSESGGAPAPAHPDITLPPLLPGLLPGLGIKAEDAD; from the coding sequence GTGATCGCGAACGTGACTCCGCACCGGCGGGCGAACGCCTTCGCCCAGGCCCTGGAGGAGCGGACCCCGTCCGACCTTTCGGAACCGGACCCGGCGGCCGAGCAGTCCGAGGCACCTGCCGAACCTGCCGACCACGACCGGTTGTTGGCCCTGGCGAGCGTGCTCGGCGAAAGAATGCCGCGCCCGGTGCTGGACCCCGAGGTCAAAGTGGTGCAACGAGCCCAGCTCATTGCCGCCATGGAAGCCAAGGTGATGGAAGAGAGGGCCGGGGGCGGCGTGGCCGCCGACCCTCAAGTGCCCGAACAGCGGACCGGCCGCGGCGCCCACCGGGCGACCTCGCTCCGGAAATTGCGGCCCCGCTCCCGCTGGTCCAAGGGCATCGCGGCAGGCGGTCTCACCGTAGGTGTGGCCGCGGGGGCCTTCAGCGGAGTGGCCGCTGCCAGCACGGACGCCCTGCCGGGTGACCATCTGTACCCCGTGAAGCGGGGCATGGAGGACATCAGGCTCGGGATGGCCGACGGCGATTCGGACCGGGGCGAGCTCTATCTCGACCAGGCCTCGAGCCGTCTGTCGGAGGCCCGCCGGCTCATGGAGCGCGGCCGTCTCGGCGCGCTCGACCACGAGTCACTCGGCGAGATCCGCCGAGCCCTCGCGGGCATGAAGCACGACGCCTCGGAGGGCCACCGGCTGCTCCAGGCCGCCTACGAACGGGACGGCTCACTCGGCCCGATCCAGGCACTGTCCTCGTTCTCCCGTTCCCACCGGGACGCGTGGGCCAAGCTCCGGGGCAACCTCCCCGCGCAGCTCACGGACGTGGGCGGTGAGGTGGAGTCGGTCTTCCAGGCCATAGACCAAGACGTGGCGCCGCTCCAGAGTCTGCTCCCGAAGCCTCCGGAACAGACCCGCGGCTCCGGCCCCTCCACCAAGCCGAGCGCCCCGGCGGGCAAGCAGCAGGCGACGCCCTCCCCGGGCGCACCGTCCACGGCCCCCCACCCGCCCACGGACCAGACCTCGGGTTCCCCGAAGGCCCCGGCCCCGGGCGGCGGCGGTCTCCTGGGCAACACGGGCAACCTCCTGAACCCGCCCGCGGGCCAGGGCCAGCCCACCCCGTCCGAGTCCGGCGGCGCCCCCGCTCCGGCCCACCCGGACATCACCCTCCCGCCCCTCCTCCCCGGCCTCCTCCCAGGCCTGGGCATCAAGGCGGAGGACGCCGACTAG
- a CDS encoding lysophospholipid acyltransferase family protein: protein MADAKVIPFDEDRPRRRSSPARRVRVAPEAPVTPVAAPTGPEPVVEAVPEPAAADAWDRRIAGGLAFLRRRITGEYEVDDFGYDKELTDQVLMSLMRPLYDKYFRVEVKGIENIPKEGGALIVANHSGTLPLDGLMLQVAVHDQHPAQRHLRLLAADLVFMLPVVNELARKAGHTLACAEDAQRLLEAGELVGVMPEGFKGIGKPFGDRYKLQRFGRGGFVSTALRAGTPIVPCSIVGAEEIYPMIGNSKTLARLLGIPYFPITPTFPLLGPLGAVPLPTKWTIQFGEPIPTDGYAPEAAEDPMLMFNLTDQVREQIQHTLYKLLVQRRSVFF from the coding sequence GTGGCGGACGCCAAGGTCATTCCGTTCGACGAGGACCGGCCGAGACGGCGGTCCTCGCCCGCCCGGCGGGTACGGGTCGCGCCGGAGGCGCCGGTCACGCCCGTCGCGGCGCCGACCGGTCCGGAGCCGGTGGTGGAGGCCGTACCGGAGCCGGCTGCGGCGGACGCCTGGGACCGGCGGATCGCCGGCGGGCTGGCGTTCCTGCGGCGCCGGATCACCGGGGAGTACGAGGTCGACGACTTCGGCTACGACAAGGAGCTGACGGACCAGGTCCTGATGTCCCTGATGCGGCCGCTGTACGACAAGTACTTCCGGGTCGAGGTCAAGGGCATCGAGAACATCCCGAAGGAGGGCGGCGCGCTGATCGTGGCGAACCACTCCGGGACCTTGCCGCTGGACGGCCTGATGCTCCAGGTCGCCGTGCACGACCAGCACCCGGCGCAGCGGCACCTGCGACTGCTGGCGGCCGACCTGGTGTTCATGCTCCCCGTGGTGAACGAGCTCGCGCGGAAGGCCGGGCACACGCTGGCCTGCGCGGAGGACGCGCAGCGGCTGCTGGAGGCCGGGGAGCTGGTGGGCGTGATGCCCGAGGGCTTCAAGGGGATAGGGAAGCCGTTCGGGGACCGGTACAAGCTCCAGCGGTTCGGGCGGGGCGGGTTCGTGTCGACCGCGCTGCGTGCGGGGACGCCGATCGTGCCCTGCTCGATCGTGGGGGCGGAGGAGATCTACCCCATGATCGGGAACTCGAAGACGCTGGCGCGGCTGCTGGGGATCCCGTACTTCCCGATCACGCCGACGTTTCCGCTGCTGGGGCCGCTGGGGGCGGTGCCGCTGCCGACGAAGTGGACGATCCAGTTCGGGGAGCCGATTCCGACGGACGGGTACGCGCCGGAGGCCGCCGAGGATCCGATGCTGATGTTCAACCTGACGGATCAGGTGCGGGAGCAGATCCAGCACACGCTGTACAAGCTGCTGGTGCAGCGGAGGTCCGTCTTCTTCTGA
- a CDS encoding NAD-dependent epimerase/dehydratase family protein: MGKVVLVTGAARQLGGRFVRRIQRDPEVERVIAVDAVTPPHTLGSAEFVRADIRQSAIARVLAENAVDTVVHLAVTGGAATGAGSGSYSTVKETNVIGTMQLLGACQKSPTVRRLVVKSSTSVYGGTSRDPAVFTETTQPKSLPAAGFAKDATEVEGYVRGFARRRPDVAVCVLRFANILGPFADSALAEYFSMPLIPTVLGYDPRLQFVHEDDVLDVLRLASQTSGPGGLSGTFNIAGDGVLLLSQCARRLGRPTVPLLLPAVTWVGAALRAVGATDFSPEQIRLLTHGRVVETTQMREALGFEPMYTTAETFADFTRSRGGGLLPPDRVGRAVDRVAGLLDVDMDGAKR, from the coding sequence GTGGGGAAGGTCGTGCTGGTCACCGGGGCTGCCCGGCAGCTGGGGGGCCGCTTCGTGCGGCGGATCCAGCGGGACCCCGAGGTCGAGCGGGTGATCGCGGTCGACGCGGTGACCCCGCCGCACACGCTCGGCTCGGCCGAGTTCGTCCGTGCGGACATCAGACAGTCGGCCATCGCCCGGGTGCTGGCCGAGAACGCCGTCGACACGGTGGTCCATCTCGCGGTCACCGGGGGAGCGGCGACGGGCGCGGGCTCCGGTTCGTACAGCACCGTCAAGGAAACCAACGTCATCGGGACGATGCAGCTCCTGGGAGCCTGCCAGAAGTCCCCGACGGTGCGGCGGCTCGTGGTGAAGTCCAGTACCAGTGTGTACGGGGGCACCTCGCGGGATCCGGCCGTCTTCACCGAGACCACGCAGCCGAAGTCGCTGCCCGCGGCCGGCTTCGCCAAGGACGCCACCGAGGTCGAGGGGTACGTACGCGGCTTCGCGCGCAGGCGGCCCGACGTCGCGGTCTGCGTGCTGCGGTTCGCGAACATCCTCGGGCCCTTCGCCGACTCGGCGCTCGCCGAGTACTTCTCGATGCCGCTCATCCCGACCGTGCTGGGCTACGACCCGCGGTTGCAGTTCGTGCACGAGGACGACGTACTGGACGTGCTGCGGCTGGCCTCGCAGACCAGCGGGCCCGGCGGGCTCAGCGGGACCTTCAACATCGCCGGCGACGGGGTGCTGCTGCTGTCGCAGTGCGCGCGGCGGCTGGGACGGCCGACGGTGCCGCTGCTGCTGCCCGCGGTGACCTGGGTGGGCGCGGCGCTGCGGGCGGTCGGGGCGACGGACTTCTCGCCGGAGCAGATAAGGCTCCTCACGCACGGGCGGGTCGTGGAGACCACGCAGATGCGGGAGGCGCTGGGATTCGAGCCGATGTATACGACCGCCGAGACCTTCGCCGACTTCACGCGGAGCCGGGGCGGCGGGCTGCTGCCGCCGGACCGGGTGGGGCGGGCCGTGGACCGGGTGGCGGGGTTGCTGGACGTGGACATGGATGGAGCGAAGCGATAG
- a CDS encoding AURKAIP1/COX24 domain-containing protein, whose protein sequence is MGSVIKKRRKRMAKKKHRKLLKRTRVQRRNKK, encoded by the coding sequence GTGGGCTCTGTTATCAAGAAGCGGCGCAAGCGGATGGCTAAGAAGAAGCACCGCAAGCTGCTCAAGCGCACCCGCGTCCAGCGCCGTAACAAGAAGTAA
- a CDS encoding helix-turn-helix domain-containing protein, producing MAAGERPLSEVQFLTVAEVASVMRVSKMTVYRLVHNGHLPAIRVGRSFRVPENAVHEYLRESFVGVESA from the coding sequence ATGGCTGCTGGCGAGAGGCCTCTCAGTGAGGTTCAGTTCCTGACCGTGGCGGAGGTCGCCTCGGTGATGCGAGTGTCGAAGATGACCGTGTACCGCTTGGTGCACAACGGACATCTGCCCGCAATCCGGGTGGGCCGGTCCTTCCGGGTCCCCGAAAATGCGGTGCACGAGTACCTCCGCGAGTCTTTTGTGGGGGTGGAATCGGCCTGA
- a CDS encoding phosphatase, which translates to MLSTGALRAHLLAARLAGPVATSREESLRSYRLFAARDPRVLLGLDPAWAWGEGDLLRLMAQKCGVSADPAHVSGPDVIDPELTVAGLEAFAERLRAVAGARAPVLFGTGHPHRLLEFYATLAGALSAAGCDVLTPAWGAPVDMQTRFGVRTHRIDYVRGVALVREDGARPDGSDTGAHSHSPLPVRIALGALAEAGGPLPELVVGDHGWVCGAGQLGVEAIGLADTDDPALFVGEAEGQVSVAVPLDDAVRADYYRPLTRYVLNRASLSGRQEWT; encoded by the coding sequence GTGTTGAGTACCGGCGCGTTGCGTGCGCATCTGTTGGCCGCCCGCCTGGCCGGGCCCGTCGCGACCTCTCGGGAGGAAAGCCTGCGCAGTTACCGGCTGTTCGCGGCGCGGGATCCGCGGGTGCTGCTGGGACTGGACCCCGCGTGGGCGTGGGGCGAGGGTGACCTGCTGCGGCTGATGGCGCAGAAGTGCGGGGTCTCTGCGGACCCCGCGCACGTCAGCGGGCCGGACGTGATCGATCCGGAGCTGACGGTGGCGGGGCTGGAGGCCTTCGCGGAGCGGCTGCGGGCCGTGGCCGGGGCCCGGGCGCCGGTGCTGTTCGGGACCGGTCACCCGCACCGGCTCCTGGAGTTCTACGCCACCTTGGCGGGGGCGCTGTCGGCGGCGGGCTGTGATGTCCTCACCCCGGCGTGGGGGGCACCCGTGGACATGCAGACCCGCTTCGGCGTACGCACGCACCGCATCGATTACGTACGAGGGGTCGCACTGGTGCGGGAAGACGGCGCGCGGCCGGACGGGAGTGACACCGGCGCGCACTCCCATTCGCCGCTGCCGGTTCGGATCGCCCTCGGGGCGCTCGCGGAGGCCGGCGGGCCGTTGCCGGAGCTCGTGGTGGGGGACCACGGGTGGGTCTGCGGTGCAGGTCAGCTTGGTGTGGAGGCGATCGGGCTGGCCGATACCGATGATCCCGCGCTGTTCGTGGGGGAAGCCGAGGGGCAGGTGTCGGTGGCGGTTCCACTTGATGACGCGGTGCGCGCGGACTACTACCGACCGCTCACTCGCTATGTACTCAATCGGGCGAGTCTGTCGGGTCGGCAGGAGTGGACGTAG
- a CDS encoding acetoin utilization protein AcuC, with amino-acid sequence MWDQAVTRYDFGPGHPMDPVRLELTMGLVRAFGLDRELEVRAGRPAGDSTLRLVHREDYVAAVREVSADPGVADGSYGLGTADDPAFHGIHEASALIAGQSVAAAEAIWRGEAEHAVNFAGGLHHAMPGGAAGFCVYNDAALAIARLLELGAERVAYVDVDVHHGDGVQAAFWDDPRVLTISMHEHPRTLFPQTGWPEETGGPAAEGSAVNIALPAGTGDEGWLRAFHAVVPELLEDFAPQVLVTQHGADTHVEDPLAHLAVSLDAQRAVQEACHELAHACVEGGRWLALGGGGYAVVDVVPRSWTHLVGIAGHRPIDPETAVPGSWRDAVYARTREVAPGRMTDGRVPVWRDWEGGYDPADRIDQAVLATRRAVFPLRGLLA; translated from the coding sequence ATGTGGGACCAGGCGGTAACGAGGTATGACTTCGGGCCGGGCCATCCGATGGACCCGGTGCGCCTGGAGCTGACCATGGGCCTGGTACGGGCCTTCGGGCTCGACCGGGAGCTGGAGGTTCGGGCGGGCCGGCCGGCCGGTGATTCGACGCTGCGGCTGGTCCACCGCGAGGACTACGTGGCGGCCGTGCGCGAGGTGTCCGCCGACCCGGGGGTCGCCGACGGTTCGTACGGGCTGGGGACGGCGGACGATCCGGCGTTCCACGGGATCCACGAGGCGTCCGCGCTGATCGCCGGGCAGTCGGTCGCGGCGGCCGAGGCTATCTGGCGCGGGGAGGCCGAGCACGCCGTGAACTTCGCCGGCGGGCTGCACCACGCGATGCCGGGCGGGGCGGCGGGTTTCTGCGTGTACAACGACGCGGCGCTGGCGATCGCGCGGCTGCTGGAGCTGGGGGCCGAGCGGGTCGCCTATGTGGATGTCGACGTGCACCACGGGGACGGGGTCCAGGCGGCGTTCTGGGACGACCCCCGGGTGCTGACGATCTCGATGCACGAGCATCCGCGGACGCTGTTCCCGCAGACGGGCTGGCCGGAGGAGACGGGCGGGCCGGCGGCGGAGGGGTCGGCGGTGAACATCGCGCTGCCCGCCGGGACCGGGGACGAGGGGTGGCTGCGGGCCTTCCACGCGGTGGTGCCGGAGCTGTTGGAGGACTTCGCGCCGCAGGTGCTGGTGACGCAGCACGGGGCGGATACGCATGTGGAGGACCCGTTGGCGCACCTGGCGGTGTCGTTGGATGCGCAGCGGGCCGTGCAGGAGGCGTGCCACGAGCTGGCGCACGCGTGCGTCGAGGGTGGGCGGTGGCTGGCCCTCGGTGGGGGCGGGTACGCCGTGGTCGACGTCGTGCCGCGGTCGTGGACGCATCTGGTGGGCATTGCCGGGCATCGGCCGATCGATCCCGAGACGGCTGTGCCGGGGTCTTGGCGGGATGCGGTGTATGCGCGGACGCGGGAGGTGGCGCCCGGGCGGATGACCGATGGGCGGGTGCCCGTCTGGCGGGACTGGGAGGGTGGTTACGACCCTGCGGATCGGATCGACCAGGCTGTGCTCGCCACGCGGCGGGCGGTGTTCCCCCTGCGGGGGCTGCTGGCCTGA
- a CDS encoding MFS transporter, translated as MTADVRLRRGRGALGFSFFVQGVAFALLVTRIPAIQDRYGISDALLPVFLAAVPILAGVSSVATEHLVKRVAPSTVLRWAQPLVLLALLGVGAGSEMWHVALALGAFGLFVGALDASMNMLGVSLQGAYGRSIMLGFHASYSLGGILGASAAWAGAHWQLSLFTSYLPAVVVLLPLALLASRFYVDQDGKAAGSDAAKGLGPGGFKLLLPLCLVMACAYIGDSTVSNWSAKYLQDVLGSSEQLATVPYNVYMVTTLLGRAVGDLGVRRFGAVAVVRIGTVVAAGGFAVVAAAPGAWVGMLGFTLLGFGLCVIVPQTFAAAGRLFPGSSDTAIARLNIFNYVGFLIGAPLVGGIGDAWSYRGAMLVPMVLVLVTLFYARSFGTEPARYGVRHERRTGDRAVDVGPGGNEV; from the coding sequence ATGACAGCAGACGTGCGGCTGCGCCGCGGGCGCGGGGCGTTGGGGTTCAGTTTCTTCGTGCAGGGCGTGGCCTTCGCGCTGCTCGTGACGCGGATCCCCGCCATTCAGGACCGGTACGGGATATCCGACGCACTGCTGCCCGTCTTCCTGGCCGCCGTGCCGATCCTCGCCGGTGTGTCCAGCGTGGCCACCGAGCACCTGGTGAAGCGGGTCGCGCCCAGCACCGTACTGCGGTGGGCGCAGCCGCTCGTGCTGCTCGCCCTGCTGGGGGTCGGCGCCGGCAGCGAGATGTGGCACGTGGCCCTGGCGCTCGGGGCGTTCGGGCTGTTCGTGGGGGCGCTCGACGCCTCCATGAACATGCTCGGGGTGAGCCTGCAGGGCGCGTACGGGCGCAGCATCATGCTCGGCTTCCACGCCTCGTACAGCCTCGGCGGGATCCTGGGCGCTTCCGCCGCGTGGGCGGGGGCGCACTGGCAGCTCTCGCTCTTCACCTCCTACCTGCCCGCGGTGGTGGTCCTGCTGCCGCTCGCGCTCCTCGCCAGCCGGTTCTACGTGGACCAGGACGGCAAGGCCGCCGGCTCCGACGCCGCCAAGGGGCTCGGGCCGGGCGGGTTCAAGCTGCTGCTGCCGCTGTGCCTGGTGATGGCGTGCGCGTACATCGGGGACTCGACGGTCTCGAACTGGAGCGCCAAGTACCTCCAGGACGTGCTGGGCAGCTCCGAGCAGCTCGCCACCGTTCCGTACAACGTCTACATGGTGACCACCCTGCTCGGGCGGGCCGTCGGGGACCTCGGGGTGCGGCGCTTCGGGGCCGTGGCCGTCGTACGGATCGGGACGGTCGTCGCGGCGGGCGGGTTCGCCGTGGTCGCGGCGGCGCCCGGGGCGTGGGTGGGGATGCTCGGCTTCACCCTGCTGGGGTTCGGGCTGTGCGTGATCGTGCCGCAGACCTTCGCCGCCGCGGGGCGGCTGTTCCCGGGATCCTCCGACACCGCGATCGCGCGGCTCAACATCTTCAACTACGTCGGATTCCTGATCGGGGCGCCGCTCGTGGGCGGGATCGGGGACGCCTGGAGCTACCGGGGGGCGATGCTCGTGCCGATGGTGTTGGTCCTCGTCACTCTCTTCTATGCCCGCTCGTTCGGTACGGAGCCCGCCCGATACGGTGTCCGGCATGAGCGGCGAACCGGTGACCGGGCTGTTGATGTGGGACCAGGCGGTAACGAGGTATGA
- a CDS encoding HAD family phosphatase, protein MGYDLVIFDNDGVLVDSEPLANSILAGYLTELGHPTSYEESLRDYMGAAVHRVHDLVRERTGQALPADFDSTLHARTFAAFERELKPVPGVEGVLAALVESGTAYCLASSGSHERIRVGHRAAGLDEWFEEEWIFSSEDVGQGKPAPDLFLHAADQMGVAPGRCVVIEDSPLGVQAALAAGMDVLAYTAMMPADRLPGATGYFGDMNQLAGLLGLEEGAGSGYTGYSGGFSH, encoded by the coding sequence TCGCCAACAGCATCCTCGCCGGGTACCTGACCGAGCTGGGCCACCCGACCTCGTACGAGGAGTCGCTCCGCGACTACATGGGGGCCGCGGTCCACCGGGTCCACGACCTGGTGCGGGAGCGGACCGGGCAGGCGCTGCCGGCCGACTTCGACAGCACGCTGCACGCCCGTACCTTCGCGGCCTTCGAACGGGAGCTCAAGCCCGTGCCCGGGGTCGAGGGGGTACTGGCGGCTCTGGTCGAGAGCGGGACCGCGTACTGCCTCGCCTCCTCCGGGAGCCACGAGCGGATCAGGGTCGGGCACCGGGCGGCCGGCCTCGACGAGTGGTTCGAGGAGGAGTGGATCTTCAGTTCGGAGGACGTCGGGCAGGGCAAGCCCGCCCCCGATCTGTTCCTGCACGCCGCGGACCAGATGGGTGTGGCACCCGGCCGGTGCGTGGTCATCGAGGACAGCCCGCTGGGCGTCCAGGCCGCGCTGGCCGCGGGGATGGACGTGCTCGCGTACACCGCGATGATGCCCGCGGACCGGCTGCCCGGTGCCACCGGATACTTCGGCGACATGAACCAGCTGGCCGGCCTGCTGGGGCTGGAGGAGGGCGCGGGATCCGGATACACCGGCTACAGCGGTGGGTTCTCGCACTGA